The sequence GAGCCGGCCCCGTTTCTCGAACTTTTATGTCTCGGGCAGCGTCGTCGGACGAACGATCCCTTAGGCAGACGGCCTCTCAGGCGGCCGTCGTCGACATGCGCGGCATCACGCGGACGCCGCGGTCGACGATCTGGGTCCAGAACCGGTCGACCCGCTTCAGAGCCGCGTTCGTGGTCTCGAGCGTCGGCGCGTCGACCGGCGTGCCGTTGAGGCTCGCGATATGGCGGTCGTGCATGGCGTCGAGCTTGGCGCACAGTTCCAGGCCCTTCGGCGTCACGCGCACCCGGATCGACCGCCGGTCGTGCGGCGAGCGCTCCTGGACGAGATAGCCGTTCTCGACCATCTTCTTGACGTTATAGGACACGTTCGAACCGAGGTAGCACCCGCGCAGGGTCAGCTCGCCGACCGTCAGCTCGGCCTCGCCGATGTTGAACAGGATCAACGCCTGCACGTTGTTGATATCCTGCACCCCGAGGCTATCGAGTTCGGTCCGCACCAGTTCCAGGAACTGACGGTGCAAGCGCTCGACCAGCGCGATCAGGTTCAAATAGGACTCTTTCATGCCCGCCTGCGGTTCGAAGAATGCGTTAACCTTATCAAACGGATCTCGGGTTAAATTTCGCTTAACTTGAGCAAAAGCTCTAGCATCTTGCCCTGAAAGGCAAATCCCGCCCGGCATCCGTCACGAAACGTCGAGTTCGTCGGCCGGATTCTCGAACGGCACGAAGAACTGGTCGATCCACGCATCCTGGACTTTGTCCAGCTGCGCCGGCCGCCAGGCCGGCTTGTTGTCCTTGTCAATCAGGATGGCGCGCACCCCTTCCGCGAAATCGTGCCCTGCGACCGAGCGGACGGCAAGCCGATATTCGATACGCAGCATGGCAGCGACGTCGGATCCGAACACACGCCCTTCGCGCAATTGCCGGAGCGTGATCCTGAGGCTGGTCGGCGAAGCCCGGCGAATCGTGTGCAGCGCCTCCGCCGCCCAGGGGGCCGTTTCCGTCTCGAGCGCCGTCACGATCGCCTCCACGCTGTCGCTGGCGAAGATCCGGTCGATCGCCGCCTGGTCGTCGAGGAGTGGGCTCGCGCCGGCGTCCTGGTCATGCGCTTTGAGGATGCGCGACACCACGGCATGATCGAGGCTCGACTCGGCGGCGAGGGCATCCACCAGCGCGTCGAGACCGGGGGATGGGGTGAAATGGCTCGCGAGCCCGACCGCCTTCAGATCCGCGGCCTTCAGGCGACGGCCGGTGAGGCCCAGATAGACCCCCATCTCGCCCGGGCACTGGTTGAGGAACCAGGTGGCGCCCACGTCGGGGAACAGGCCCAGCACGGTTTCCGGCATGGCGACCATGGTGCGCTCGGTCGCGACCACGAAGCCGCTATGGAGCGACAGGCCGCAACCGCCGCCCATCGTGACGCCGTCGATGAGCGCGACGAACGGCTTCAGGTACCGGTGGACATGGAGATTCAGCCGATATTCCTCGGCGAAGAACGCACGGGCGAGCGCATCCTTGTCGACGTCCGCCGGCGCCGTCACCAGTGCCCGCACATCGCCGCCGGCACAGAACGCCTTCTCACCGGCGCCGCGAATCAGCACGGCGTCGACGGCCGCCTCCGCGGCAAAGGCCGCGAGCGCCTGGTCGAGCGCCCGGATCATGCCGAGGCTGAGCGCGTTGAGGGCCTTCGGCCGATTGAGCGTCACGATGCCAAGGCGGCCGCGCGTCTCGACCAGCACCTCGTCGGGCGGGAACTCGAGCGGCGGGGCGGCGGGATGATCGGCCATTTGCAGGCTAGGCTCCATACGTCAGAAAAGGGCGTCAGGAACGAGGTCGGGCGCGAGCATAGGCCGTGGCCGCGGATGCTTCAATCCGGCGCGGCTCTCCCATCTGTCCGACGATTGTCATCGTGCCGTCCAGGCTCTACCGTGGCACCTCAATCGCGTTCTCGTCTCGTGGATGTTGCCTTTGTCGTCTTCGTTTCTCGGGGCCTATCCCCGCACCCGCCTGCGCCGCAACCGGCGCGACGACTGGTCCCGCCGCCTGGTCGCGGAAAATGTGCTGACCGCGGGCGACCTGATCTGGCCGGTGTTCGTGCAGCCGGGCGACGGCCAGCGCCAGCCGATCGCGGCCATGCCCGGCGTCGAGCGCCTGACCATCGCTCAGCTGATCGACGCCGCAGGCGAGGCCCAGGCGCTAGGGATTCCCTGCATCGCGCTCTTTCCGGCGACCGAGCCCGCGCTCAAGACCGAGGACGGGCGCGAAGCCTGGAACGAGGGCAATTTGATCTGCGAGTCCGTGCGCGCATTGAAGCGCCATTTGCCGGACCTGGGCGTGCTGTGCGACGTGGCGCTCGACCCCTATACCACCCATGGCCACGACGGCATCCTGGTCGAGGGCCATGTCGCCAACGACGTGACGGTCGAGGCACTGGTCCGCCAGACGCTGGCCCAGGCGCGCGCCGGCTGCGACGTGATCGCCCCCTCCGACATGATGGACGGGCGTATCGGCGCCATTCGCGACGCGCTCGACGCCGCCGGGTTCGAGCATGTCCGCATCATGTCCTACGCCGCCAAATACGCCTCCGCCTTCTACGGGCCGTTCCGCGAGGCGATCGGCTCCAAGCGCACGTCGAACCGGCCGCTCGACAAGCGCGGCTACCAGATGGATCCGGCGAATAGCGAGGAAGCGCTGCGCGAGGTCGCCTTCGACCTCGAGGAGGGCGCCGACATGATCATGGTCAAGCCCGGCCTGCCCTATCTCGACATCATCCGGCGGGTGAAGGACCGGTTCCACGTCCCGACCTACGCCTATCAGGTGAGCGGCGAATACGCGATGCTGCGCGGCGCCATGGACAACGGCTGGCTCGACGAGCGGGTCGTGCTCGAATCGCTCATGGGCTTCAAGCGCGCCGGCGCCGACGGCGTCTTGACCTATTTCGCGATCGAGGCGGCGAAGCGGCTCAAGGCGGGGTAAGGCCTCCTCGCCTCGCGTAGGTTTCTACACCACGCCCGCGAAGAAGCGGGCGATCGCGCGGTCGTGCCAAGGCGTGATGCTGCCGCGGGCGTGGAATCCCACATGGCCGCCGCCGCGCGGCAGCAGCGCCGAAACATGGGCATAGGCGCTCCAGTCGACGGTGCGGTAGCTCTCGGTCGGGATCCAGGGATCGTTGAGCGCATGGACGACGAGCGTCGGCCGGTCGATCCGGTCAAGGAAGCCCAGCGCCGCGTTCTGCGCGTAATAGTCGTCGGCGCTGGCGTAGCCGTTGCGCGGCGCCACGAACGTGTCGTCGAACTCGTAGACCGTGCGTGCCTGTTCGACCGCCCGGCGCTCGTCCGGGGAGAGCTGGGCGCCCGGCGCCAGCGTCTCCGCCTTCATGGTCTTCAGGATCTTCAAGTGGTAGAGCCGGTTGCGCGGCTCGAGGATCCGGCGCGACGTCGCGGCCAGATCGATCGGTGCCGAGACCGAGGCCGCGACCCGGACGTCGTGGCCGTGGGCGCCCTCGCCCATGAACTTCAGCACGATATTGCCGCCCAGCGAATAGCCGATGAGCACGATGCCCCGGTCGGCGAGGCCGGGCGGCAGTGCGCGGAGCGCTGCCGCCAGATCGTCGCTGCGGCCGGCGTGGTAGTGCCCG comes from Aliidongia dinghuensis and encodes:
- a CDS encoding MarR family winged helix-turn-helix transcriptional regulator, encoding MKESYLNLIALVERLHRQFLELVRTELDSLGVQDINNVQALILFNIGEAELTVGELTLRGCYLGSNVSYNVKKMVENGYLVQERSPHDRRSIRVRVTPKGLELCAKLDAMHDRHIASLNGTPVDAPTLETTNAALKRVDRFWTQIVDRGVRVMPRMSTTAA
- a CDS encoding enoyl-CoA hydratase/isomerase family protein, producing MADHPAAPPLEFPPDEVLVETRGRLGIVTLNRPKALNALSLGMIRALDQALAAFAAEAAVDAVLIRGAGEKAFCAGGDVRALVTAPADVDKDALARAFFAEEYRLNLHVHRYLKPFVALIDGVTMGGGCGLSLHSGFVVATERTMVAMPETVLGLFPDVGATWFLNQCPGEMGVYLGLTGRRLKAADLKAVGLASHFTPSPGLDALVDALAAESSLDHAVVSRILKAHDQDAGASPLLDDQAAIDRIFASDSVEAIVTALETETAPWAAEALHTIRRASPTSLRITLRQLREGRVFGSDVAAMLRIEYRLAVRSVAGHDFAEGVRAILIDKDNKPAWRPAQLDKVQDAWIDQFFVPFENPADELDVS
- the hemB gene encoding porphobilinogen synthase, whose translation is MLPLSSSFLGAYPRTRLRRNRRDDWSRRLVAENVLTAGDLIWPVFVQPGDGQRQPIAAMPGVERLTIAQLIDAAGEAQALGIPCIALFPATEPALKTEDGREAWNEGNLICESVRALKRHLPDLGVLCDVALDPYTTHGHDGILVEGHVANDVTVEALVRQTLAQARAGCDVIAPSDMMDGRIGAIRDALDAAGFEHVRIMSYAAKYASAFYGPFREAIGSKRTSNRPLDKRGYQMDPANSEEALREVAFDLEEGADMIMVKPGLPYLDIIRRVKDRFHVPTYAYQVSGEYAMLRGAMDNGWLDERVVLESLMGFKRAGADGVLTYFAIEAAKRLKAG
- a CDS encoding YheT family hydrolase yields the protein MLLPHSEFEPFRPRFPWYGPDLQTLRNTIFRTPVDVAGGERLVLPLGDGTGDALAARLDRPSDSRPKGRPLAVVVHGLGGDERSTYMIRTTRYLLSLGYPVVRLNLRGAGPSRALSGGHYHAGRSDDLAAALRALPPGLADRGIVLIGYSLGGNIVLKFMGEGAHGHDVRVAASVSAPIDLAATSRRILEPRNRLYHLKILKTMKAETLAPGAQLSPDERRAVEQARTVYEFDDTFVAPRNGYASADDYYAQNAALGFLDRIDRPTLVVHALNDPWIPTESYRTVDWSAYAHVSALLPRGGGHVGFHARGSITPWHDRAIARFFAGVV